The sequence below is a genomic window from Escherichia marmotae.
CGTTACGAATCCTTGAAAACTTGTCTCAGTCAGACCAGACAGTCACACACAGTGGAAGTGTGCTAAGTATAGCCCTGATTAAACATATTACGGGTAATCGTCTGGATTATTAGACTATTTTATTTGCCATTTTGACCCTGGGCAGTGCTCGCAATCCTCACGTACTTTTGTACGCTCCGGTTGTTGCGCGCTGGCCGTGACCAAACTGCCTGAAACAATAACGCCTTATAATCAGACTTACGTCCCCGCGATACTTATGCGGAATCTTACCCTTATTTATCCATTACGGGAATTATTCCGTAATCAAAGTCCCTTCTTTTTCACCCATTACCACACGGCGCAGCGCACCCGGTTTGTTCATGTTGAAAACACGAATCGGTAATTTGTGGTCACGAGCCAGCGTAAAGGCAGCCAGGTCCATCACTTTCAGTTCTTTCTCCAGCACTTCACTGTAGGTCAACTGCTCGTACATAGTTGCAGTTGGATCTTGCGCCGGGTCAGCGGTAAACACACCGTCAACTTTGGTTGCTTTCAGCACCACATCGGCTTCAATTTCGATACCACGCAGGCAAGCTGCAGAGTCAGTGGTGAAGAATGGGTTACCAGTACCGGCAGAGAGGATCACCACACGGTTATTACGCAACAGGCTGATAGCTTCGGCCCAACTGTAGCTGTCACACACGCCATTCAATGGAATAGCGGACATCAGACGAGCGTTCACATAGGCGCGGTGCAGTGCATCACGCATTGCCAGGCCGTTCATCACGGTCGCCAGCATGCCCATGTGGTCGCCCACAACGCGGTTCATACCCGCTTTCGCCAGACCAGCACCACGGAACAGGTTACCCCCACCAATCACCACACCAACCTGAATACCCAGTTCAACCAGTTCTTTGATTTCCTGAGCCATGCGATCCAGTATGCTTGCATCAATACCGAAGCCTTCAGTGCCCTGCAGAGCTTCGCCACTTAACTTAAGCAGAATGCGTTTATAGACGGGTTTTGCATTGGTAGCCATGTTTCTTTCCTGAGACTGTCAACGATTGAAATGAATTAATACTGGCGACATTGTACGTCGCTTTTCAGCGCAGCCCCATAAGGGTTAGCTGAATTTACAAGATGGGCGCAAAAAGA
It includes:
- the pyrH gene encoding UMP kinase — its product is MATNAKPVYKRILLKLSGEALQGTEGFGIDASILDRMAQEIKELVELGIQVGVVIGGGNLFRGAGLAKAGMNRVVGDHMGMLATVMNGLAMRDALHRAYVNARLMSAIPLNGVCDSYSWAEAISLLRNNRVVILSAGTGNPFFTTDSAACLRGIEIEADVVLKATKVDGVFTADPAQDPTATMYEQLTYSEVLEKELKVMDLAAFTLARDHKLPIRVFNMNKPGALRRVVMGEKEGTLITE